From a single Paenibacillus sp. FSL W8-0426 genomic region:
- a CDS encoding glutamate synthase subunit beta codes for MSTPTGFMEYKRQLPADREPAERIKDWEEFHKHMAEEELRTQGARCMDCGTPYCHTGIDMIGGTSGCPVHNLIPEWNNLVYRGLWREALDRLHKTNNFPEFTGRVCPAPCEGSCTVGLIGQPVTIKTIEEAIIEKGFEEGWVVPQPPEKRTGKRVAVVGSGPAGLAAAAQLNKAGHLVTVYERADRVGGLLTYGIPTMKLDKRVVQRRVDLLEAEGIQFVTNTEIGKDIPAQQLVDEYDAVVLCGGATKPREFNIEGSELNGVHYAMDFLNGSIKSYLDSKLEDGNYLSAAQKDVIVIGGGDTGSDCVATSLRHGCRTVTQFGTHAKAPLERDQINNPWPQFPNVYTLDYAQQEAKAIFGQDPREFSIMTTKFVGDDEGNLKELHTVQIERIVDETGRKIYQPIPGTERVFPAQMALIAIGFDGPEQTLVEQLGLATDRRTNVKARYGKYNTNVDKVFAAGDMRRGQSLVVWAINEGREAAREVDKYLMGSTVLV; via the coding sequence ATGTCTACACCTACTGGATTTATGGAATACAAACGCCAACTGCCCGCGGATCGGGAGCCTGCAGAGCGTATCAAGGATTGGGAAGAGTTTCATAAACATATGGCGGAAGAAGAGCTGAGAACGCAAGGGGCGCGCTGCATGGATTGCGGAACTCCTTACTGCCATACAGGTATAGATATGATCGGCGGTACGTCGGGCTGTCCCGTGCATAACTTGATTCCGGAGTGGAACAACTTGGTGTATCGTGGTTTGTGGAGAGAGGCACTCGATCGCCTGCACAAAACCAACAATTTCCCTGAATTTACAGGACGTGTATGTCCTGCTCCGTGTGAAGGCTCCTGTACGGTCGGGTTGATCGGGCAGCCGGTTACCATCAAAACGATTGAAGAAGCGATTATCGAAAAAGGATTTGAAGAAGGCTGGGTTGTACCCCAACCGCCTGAAAAGCGTACAGGCAAACGCGTAGCCGTCGTTGGCTCCGGTCCTGCAGGACTTGCCGCAGCAGCGCAGTTGAACAAAGCCGGCCATCTCGTTACGGTGTACGAGCGTGCTGACCGCGTTGGCGGTTTGCTGACGTACGGAATCCCGACCATGAAACTGGATAAAAGAGTCGTACAACGTCGTGTTGACCTGCTTGAGGCTGAAGGCATCCAGTTTGTGACCAATACGGAGATCGGCAAGGACATACCTGCACAGCAATTGGTTGACGAATATGATGCTGTTGTGTTGTGCGGCGGCGCAACCAAACCGCGTGAATTCAACATCGAAGGCAGCGAATTGAACGGCGTGCATTATGCGATGGACTTTTTGAACGGAAGCATCAAAAGTTATTTGGATTCCAAACTCGAAGACGGAAATTACCTGTCTGCAGCACAAAAAGACGTTATTGTCATCGGTGGCGGAGATACCGGTTCGGACTGCGTGGCGACATCCCTCCGTCATGGCTGCCGTACCGTAACCCAATTCGGTACCCATGCCAAAGCTCCGCTGGAGCGCGATCAAATCAATAACCCTTGGCCGCAATTCCCTAACGTATATACACTGGATTACGCGCAACAAGAAGCCAAAGCCATCTTTGGTCAAGATCCGCGCGAGTTTTCGATCATGACAACCAAGTTTGTGGGTGACGATGAAGGCAACCTTAAAGAATTGCACACGGTTCAAATTGAACGGATCGTGGACGAAACGGGCCGCAAAATCTATCAGCCGATTCCTGGCACAGAGCGCGTATTCCCTGCGCAAATGGCGTTGATCGCCATCGGTTTTGACGGACCGGAGCAAACGTTGGTGGAACAGCTTGGCCTGGCGACGGACCGCCGTACCAACGTGAAAGCACGTTATGGCAAATACAACACCAATGTGGATAAAGTCTTTGCCGCAGGCGACATGCGTCGTGGCCAAAGCTTGGTGGTATGGGCGATCAATGAGGGACGCGAAGCAGCTCGCGAAGTGGATAAATATTTGATGGGTTCCACCGTTCTCGTATAA
- a CDS encoding dihydrofolate reductase, which produces MSIELVWAMGENGAIGLNNAIPWRLPKDMAFFKQRTLNKTIIMGRRTWESFGGKPLPQRRNIVITRDLDYKVEQAEVVHTIEEGLSATQGEELCVIGGSEIYREFLPFADRLVVTKIHEHFEADTFFPNIDWSEWELVEQIEGKQDEKNIYPYTFEFYERKK; this is translated from the coding sequence ATGAGTATTGAACTGGTATGGGCCATGGGAGAGAACGGAGCGATCGGCCTTAATAATGCGATCCCTTGGCGATTGCCGAAAGACATGGCTTTTTTTAAACAGCGTACGTTGAACAAAACCATCATCATGGGGCGCAGAACGTGGGAATCTTTCGGTGGCAAACCGCTGCCGCAGCGCCGAAACATCGTGATTACGCGGGACCTGGACTATAAGGTTGAACAGGCAGAAGTGGTCCATACTATTGAAGAAGGTCTGAGTGCAACCCAAGGCGAAGAATTGTGCGTGATCGGGGGTTCTGAGATCTATCGTGAATTCCTTCCGTTTGCCGATCGGTTGGTTGTGACCAAAATTCACGAACATTTTGAAGCGGACACCTTTTTTCCCAACATCGATTGGTCGGAGTGGGAGCTCGTTGAGCAGATCGAAGGCAAACAGGACGAAAAAAATATTTACCCCTACACGTTTGAATTTTATGAACGAAAAAAATAA
- the thyA gene encoding thymidylate synthase, whose product MKNYLELLQDVLHNGVHKEDRTGTGTLSVFGRQLRFDLNEGFPLVTTKRIHLKSVVHELLWFLSGDTNIRYLKDNGVSIWDEWADENGDLGPVYGSQWRTWEAPSGEKIDQIAAVVDAIKNNPDSRRHLVSAWNVAEINRMKLPPCHFAFQFYVAEGKLSCMLTMRSVDTFLGLPFNIASYALLTHMIAQQCDLEVGEFIWSGGDVHIYSNHLEQVKTQLEREPFALPKLVIKRKPDSIFDYKFEDFEFENYQHHPGIKAPVAI is encoded by the coding sequence ATGAAAAATTATCTGGAATTGCTGCAGGACGTGCTGCACAACGGGGTTCACAAAGAAGACCGCACGGGCACGGGCACATTGTCCGTCTTTGGGCGCCAATTGCGCTTTGATCTGAACGAAGGTTTTCCGCTGGTTACGACCAAGCGCATCCATCTGAAATCGGTCGTTCACGAGTTGTTATGGTTTCTGAGCGGAGATACCAACATTCGCTACCTGAAGGATAACGGCGTGAGCATCTGGGATGAATGGGCGGATGAGAACGGCGATCTTGGCCCGGTATATGGGTCGCAATGGCGGACCTGGGAAGCTCCGAGTGGCGAAAAAATCGACCAAATCGCTGCCGTGGTGGACGCGATCAAAAACAATCCCGATTCCCGGCGCCATCTGGTTAGCGCGTGGAACGTGGCCGAAATCAATCGCATGAAGCTTCCGCCATGCCATTTTGCGTTTCAGTTTTACGTGGCTGAGGGTAAATTATCCTGTATGTTGACCATGCGTTCGGTGGACACGTTCCTTGGACTGCCGTTTAACATCGCCAGCTATGCGTTATTAACCCATATGATCGCTCAACAGTGCGATCTGGAAGTGGGCGAGTTCATTTGGTCCGGAGGAGATGTGCACATCTATTCGAACCACTTGGAACAAGTCAAAACCCAATTGGAACGTGAGCCGTTTGCATTGCCGAAGCTGGTGATCAAACGCAAGCCGGATTCGATTTTCGACTACAAGTTTGAAGATTTCGAATTCGAGAACTACCAGCATCATCCTGGAATCAAAGCCCCGGTTGCCATCTGA
- the lpdA gene encoding dihydrolipoyl dehydrogenase — protein sequence MVVGDASLNIDTLVIGAGPGGYVAAIRAAQLGQSVLIVDKSELGGVCLNRGCIPSKALISAAHQYESALHGDAFGISAENVKVDFAKTQEFKNGVVKKMTSGVTGLLKGNKVEVFNGECMFINENEARVFNDHESPRYKFKNAIIATGSRPIELKPFPFGGRILSSTEALNLPEVPKSLIVIGGGYIGAELGQMYSKFGAKVTIIEGMDTVLPGFDKDMTSLVAKNMKKTGIEIVTGAKAESAEQTDKDVTVKYSVNGESKEITADYLLVTVGRRPNTDGELGLDLIGVETDERGFVKVDHQGRTSIPHIFAIGDIVAGLALAHKASYEGKVAAEAIAGQPSVVDYKCMPAVVFTDPECSSVGLTEKEAKEKGYKVKAGKFPYAGNGRAVSLNHAEGFVKIVADEENGLVLGCQIVGLEASNLIAELGLAIEMGATLEDLALTIHAHPTLGEIVMEAAELVMGHPIHIISR from the coding sequence ATGGTAGTAGGCGACGCTTCTCTCAATATCGACACATTGGTAATTGGTGCAGGACCTGGCGGCTACGTAGCTGCCATCCGTGCTGCACAACTGGGCCAAAGCGTATTGATCGTAGACAAATCCGAACTGGGCGGCGTATGTTTGAACCGTGGATGTATTCCATCCAAAGCTTTGATCTCGGCTGCGCATCAATATGAAAGTGCATTGCATGGCGACGCTTTTGGTATCTCTGCGGAGAACGTAAAAGTGGACTTTGCCAAAACGCAAGAATTCAAAAACGGCGTTGTTAAGAAAATGACTAGCGGCGTGACTGGCTTGCTCAAAGGCAACAAAGTTGAAGTTTTCAACGGTGAATGCATGTTCATCAACGAAAACGAAGCGCGTGTATTCAACGATCACGAATCACCGCGTTACAAATTCAAAAATGCAATCATTGCAACAGGTTCCCGTCCAATCGAACTGAAACCTTTCCCGTTCGGCGGTCGCATTCTGTCCTCGACAGAAGCGTTGAACTTGCCTGAAGTACCGAAAAGCCTGATCGTGATCGGTGGCGGATATATCGGTGCCGAGCTTGGTCAAATGTACTCCAAATTCGGTGCGAAAGTAACGATCATCGAAGGTATGGACACGGTATTGCCAGGTTTCGATAAAGACATGACGAGCCTTGTGGCTAAAAACATGAAGAAAACCGGCATCGAAATCGTAACGGGTGCAAAAGCGGAAAGCGCTGAGCAAACGGACAAAGACGTAACGGTTAAATATTCCGTAAACGGCGAGTCCAAAGAAATTACTGCAGACTATCTGCTCGTAACGGTTGGACGTCGTCCAAACACAGACGGAGAACTGGGTCTGGACTTGATCGGTGTTGAAACTGATGAGCGTGGCTTCGTTAAAGTTGACCACCAAGGACGCACTAGCATTCCTCATATCTTCGCAATCGGTGATATCGTGGCTGGTCTGGCATTGGCTCACAAAGCTTCTTACGAAGGTAAAGTGGCTGCAGAAGCCATTGCAGGACAACCGTCCGTAGTTGACTACAAATGTATGCCGGCTGTTGTGTTCACAGATCCTGAGTGCTCCAGCGTAGGTCTGACTGAAAAAGAAGCCAAAGAAAAAGGCTACAAAGTAAAAGCAGGCAAATTCCCTTATGCGGGTAACGGCCGTGCCGTATCTTTGAACCATGCCGAAGGTTTCGTAAAAATCGTTGCTGACGAAGAGAACGGCCTTGTTCTTGGCTGCCAAATCGTAGGTCTGGAAGCTTCCAACTTGATTGCTGAGCTGGGTCTCGCTATCGAAATGGGTGCAACTCTGGAAGACTTGGCTCTGACTATTCACGCTCACCCAACATTGGGCGAAATCGTGATGGAAGCAGCGGAACTGGTTATGGGTCATCCGATCCACATCATTTCCCGTTAA
- a CDS encoding dihydrolipoamide acetyltransferase family protein has product MAKFEYKFPELGEGLHEGEIIKMHIKPGDKVTDDDIIMEVQNDKAVVEVPCPVNGTVTEVFAKDGQVCHVGEVVAIIDAEGDIPDQGDDAGDQAEQEKDAAQGGADTNASSPAQASNNVAPAAPAKDVLATPSVRKFAREQGVDIAQVNGTGNNGKVTKEDVEAFKNGGGQAAASSAAPAAQEEKKSAAPAAAAADARLEEERVPFKGIRKAISNAMVKSAYTAPHVTIMDEVDVTELVAFRTRMKPIAEKKGTKVTYLPFIVKALVAASRQFPALNAMIDEEANEIVYKKYYNIGIATDTDNGLIVPVIKDADRKSIWMIADSIRDLAARGRDGKLSPNEMKGSTISITNIGSAGGMFFTPIINFPEVAILGTGRISEKAVVKNGEIVAAPVMALSLSFDHRIIDGATAQNFMNYIKQLLANPELLVMEV; this is encoded by the coding sequence TTGGCTAAATTTGAATACAAATTCCCTGAACTGGGTGAAGGCCTGCACGAAGGCGAAATCATCAAGATGCACATCAAACCCGGTGACAAGGTAACAGACGACGACATCATCATGGAAGTACAGAACGATAAAGCGGTCGTTGAAGTTCCTTGTCCGGTTAACGGAACAGTAACTGAAGTATTTGCAAAAGATGGTCAAGTTTGCCACGTTGGCGAAGTTGTTGCGATCATCGATGCAGAAGGTGACATTCCGGATCAAGGCGACGACGCTGGCGATCAAGCTGAACAAGAAAAAGATGCGGCTCAAGGCGGAGCAGACACTAACGCTTCTTCCCCTGCTCAAGCAAGCAACAACGTTGCTCCAGCAGCTCCGGCCAAAGACGTTTTGGCTACGCCAAGCGTTCGCAAGTTTGCTCGTGAGCAAGGCGTTGACATTGCTCAAGTGAACGGCACCGGCAACAACGGCAAAGTAACCAAAGAAGACGTTGAAGCTTTCAAAAACGGTGGCGGCCAAGCAGCAGCTTCTTCTGCAGCTCCAGCAGCTCAAGAAGAGAAAAAATCCGCAGCTCCGGCAGCCGCAGCAGCAGATGCGCGTCTGGAAGAAGAACGCGTACCATTCAAAGGAATCCGCAAAGCGATTTCCAATGCCATGGTTAAATCTGCTTACACAGCTCCACACGTTACAATCATGGATGAAGTGGACGTCACTGAACTGGTAGCGTTCCGCACTCGCATGAAACCAATTGCAGAGAAAAAAGGCACAAAAGTGACTTATCTGCCATTCATCGTTAAAGCTCTGGTTGCGGCTTCCCGTCAATTCCCGGCTCTTAACGCGATGATTGATGAAGAAGCTAACGAAATTGTATACAAAAAATACTACAACATCGGTATCGCTACAGATACAGACAACGGCTTGATCGTTCCTGTTATCAAAGATGCTGATCGTAAATCCATCTGGATGATCGCTGATTCCATCCGTGACCTGGCAGCTCGTGGCCGCGACGGCAAACTGAGCCCTAACGAAATGAAAGGCAGCACGATCTCCATCACGAACATCGGTTCTGCTGGCGGCATGTTCTTCACTCCGATCATCAACTTCCCTGAAGTTGCTATTCTCGGAACCGGACGCATCAGCGAAAAAGCGGTTGTGAAAAACGGCGAAATCGTTGCAGCACCTGTAATGGCTCTGTCCTTGAGCTTTGACCACCGTATCATCGATGGCGCAACAGCACAAAACTTTATGAACTACATTAAACAGCTGCTCGCTAACCCTGAGCTGCTTGTTATGGAGGTGTAA
- a CDS encoding alpha-ketoacid dehydrogenase subunit beta: protein MAQMNMKEAIRDALRVELKRDPNVVLFGEDVGHVGGVFRVTEGLQKEFGEERVFDTPLAESAIGGLAVGLGIQGFRPVAEIQFVGFIFEALDQMVVQAARMRYRSGGKYNSPIVFRTPYGGGVKAAELHTDALEGLLAQTPGIKVVIPSNPYDAKGLMIASIRDNDPVFFMEHLNLYHAFRAEVPEEDYVVELGKANVVREGSDVTIVTYGMMVHTSIKAAEELEKKGIKVEIIDLRTVSPIDIDTIVASIKKTNRAIVVQEAQKSAGVAAEVIAQINEKAILHLEAPVLRVAGPDTVYPFAQIEDAWLPTPARIIDAVNKVVEF from the coding sequence ATGGCACAAATGAACATGAAAGAAGCAATCCGTGATGCGCTTCGCGTTGAATTGAAACGTGATCCTAACGTTGTGCTTTTCGGTGAAGATGTAGGTCATGTAGGCGGCGTTTTCCGTGTAACGGAAGGACTGCAAAAAGAATTTGGTGAAGAGCGCGTATTCGATACGCCGCTGGCTGAGTCCGCAATCGGCGGTCTGGCTGTAGGTTTGGGTATTCAAGGCTTCCGTCCGGTTGCCGAAATCCAATTCGTAGGTTTCATTTTCGAAGCCCTTGACCAAATGGTTGTGCAAGCTGCGCGCATGCGTTACCGTTCCGGCGGCAAATACAACTCCCCAATCGTTTTCCGTACACCTTACGGCGGCGGCGTAAAAGCAGCCGAATTGCATACAGACGCTTTGGAAGGTTTGCTTGCGCAAACTCCGGGTATTAAGGTAGTAATCCCTTCGAACCCTTACGATGCAAAAGGTTTGATGATCGCTTCCATCCGCGACAATGACCCTGTATTCTTCATGGAGCATTTGAACCTGTACCATGCTTTCCGTGCAGAGGTTCCTGAAGAAGACTACGTGGTTGAACTGGGTAAAGCGAACGTGGTTCGCGAAGGTTCGGACGTAACGATCGTTACTTACGGCATGATGGTGCACACGTCCATCAAAGCTGCTGAAGAGTTGGAGAAAAAAGGAATCAAGGTTGAAATTATCGACTTGCGTACGGTTAGCCCGATCGATATCGATACCATCGTTGCTTCCATCAAAAAAACCAACCGCGCTATCGTGGTTCAAGAAGCTCAAAAGAGCGCAGGCGTTGCGGCTGAAGTCATTGCCCAAATCAATGAAAAAGCTATCCTGCACCTGGAAGCGCCGGTTCTGCGCGTAGCAGGTCCTGACACGGTATATCCTTTCGCGCAAATCGAAGATGCTTGGCTGCCTACTCCTGCTCGGATCATCGATGCAGTGAACAAAGTAGTTGAGTTTTAA
- the pdhA gene encoding pyruvate dehydrogenase (acetyl-transferring) E1 component subunit alpha: MSKVPYEVYTEEVEALSVLSPDGEIINKDKLPELSDDQLKEIMYRMVFTRTWDDRAVNLGRQGRLGFYAPVSGQEATMVGSEFAIQKEDFICPGYRDIPQLVWHGLPLYQAFLYSRGHQHGGQVPDGVNVLMPQIIIGAQILHAMGIAMGYKLKKQKQVVITYTGDGGSSEGDFYEGLNYAGVYKLPVIFFVQNNGYAITTPFAKQTAALSIAHKAVAAGIKGVKVDGMDVLAVIKAVQEAAERGRNGEGATLIEAVTYRFRPHSLSDDASKYRTKDEEAEWSEKDPIARFAKYLEKKGLWTEEDTARVKEEAKAKVNDEIKKAEKTEKMTIPGLLDSMFEHTPKHLEEQKADFQ, encoded by the coding sequence ATGAGCAAGGTTCCTTATGAAGTATACACGGAGGAAGTAGAAGCTCTGTCCGTACTGTCTCCGGATGGTGAAATTATTAACAAAGACAAGTTGCCAGAACTTTCCGACGATCAATTAAAAGAAATTATGTACCGCATGGTATTTACCCGCACTTGGGATGATCGTGCAGTTAACCTCGGTCGCCAAGGCCGTCTCGGTTTCTATGCTCCGGTATCCGGACAAGAAGCAACAATGGTGGGTAGTGAATTCGCCATTCAAAAAGAAGACTTTATCTGCCCAGGCTATCGCGACATTCCGCAGCTCGTATGGCATGGACTTCCATTGTACCAAGCATTCCTGTATTCCCGTGGACATCAGCATGGTGGCCAAGTGCCTGACGGCGTTAACGTATTGATGCCGCAAATCATCATCGGCGCGCAAATCCTGCACGCGATGGGGATTGCAATGGGATACAAATTGAAAAAACAAAAACAAGTCGTTATCACATATACAGGTGACGGCGGTTCTTCCGAAGGTGACTTCTACGAAGGTTTGAACTATGCCGGCGTTTACAAGCTGCCTGTTATTTTCTTTGTGCAAAACAACGGCTACGCCATCACAACTCCCTTTGCTAAACAAACCGCTGCATTGTCCATCGCTCATAAAGCGGTTGCAGCAGGGATCAAAGGCGTTAAAGTTGACGGTATGGACGTTCTGGCTGTCATCAAAGCGGTTCAAGAAGCTGCTGAGCGCGGCCGCAATGGCGAAGGCGCAACATTGATCGAAGCTGTAACGTATCGTTTCCGTCCTCACTCCCTTTCGGACGATGCTTCCAAATATCGTACCAAAGATGAAGAAGCAGAGTGGAGCGAAAAGGATCCAATCGCGCGTTTTGCGAAATATCTGGAGAAAAAAGGTCTGTGGACCGAAGAAGATACAGCTCGCGTGAAAGAAGAAGCAAAAGCGAAAGTCAACGACGAGATCAAAAAAGCGGAAAAAACAGAAAAAATGACGATTCCAGGCTTGCTTGACAGCATGTTCGAACATACGCCTAAGCACTTGGAAGAGCAAAAAGCAGACTTCCAATAA
- a CDS encoding alpha/beta hydrolase-fold protein yields the protein MTDSRYLKRTIVKEEIESRHLGEKRVLRIYLPPGYNELLTYPVVYCQDGEEFFNFGRIATTANRIILDEGAEPFIIVGVQVDVSVRTQEYAPFGDRFKAYTACFAEEIIPYVEEKYPVRRSPQERVLAGDSLGGSVSLHLALLYPHLFNRVISLSGAFYSASQEIYAAEEDLSWLNIWMIVGLQEDAFESDTGIYDFVQLNRDTRDILENRDAVVSYREKDGRHQWGFWQKELPEALLYFLSER from the coding sequence ATGACGGATTCCCGCTATTTGAAACGGACGATTGTGAAAGAAGAAATCGAGAGTCGCCATCTTGGCGAAAAGCGTGTCCTGCGCATCTACCTTCCCCCGGGGTATAACGAACTGCTAACTTATCCTGTCGTTTATTGTCAGGACGGAGAGGAGTTTTTCAATTTTGGACGCATCGCGACGACGGCGAACCGGATCATCCTGGATGAAGGCGCCGAGCCGTTCATTATTGTAGGCGTTCAGGTGGATGTCTCGGTGAGAACCCAAGAGTATGCTCCGTTCGGCGATCGCTTCAAAGCATACACGGCCTGCTTCGCTGAAGAGATTATTCCCTATGTGGAAGAGAAATATCCTGTACGCCGCTCTCCCCAGGAACGTGTGCTTGCGGGAGATTCCCTCGGCGGCAGCGTATCGCTGCACCTCGCCCTGCTTTATCCTCACCTTTTTAACCGGGTCATCAGCCTGTCAGGAGCCTTCTATTCCGCTTCCCAAGAAATTTACGCTGCTGAGGAAGACTTGTCGTGGCTGAACATCTGGATGATCGTTGGCTTGCAGGAGGATGCATTTGAATCCGATACAGGCATCTACGATTTCGTGCAGCTGAACCGCGATACGCGCGACATTTTGGAAAACCGCGATGCGGTTGTATCGTACCGGGAAAAAGACGGGCGTCATCAATGGGGGTTTTGGCAAAAAGAGCTCCCCGAGGCTCTGCTTTATTTCCTGAGCGAGCGCTAA
- a CDS encoding low molecular weight protein-tyrosine-phosphatase, which produces MIHVLFVCLGNICRSPMAEAVMRHKIEQRGLQDRIRVDSAGTGNWHVGKPPHEGTRQLLDEYGISYANMAARQFASADFEQFDYIVCMDDSNVANVRKVIGGEKADLLKLMDLLPDETLREVPDPYYTGNFEEVYRLVDAGCDALLKRIESEHSLSL; this is translated from the coding sequence ATGATTCATGTTTTGTTTGTATGTTTGGGGAACATCTGCAGATCCCCGATGGCTGAGGCGGTGATGAGGCACAAAATAGAGCAGCGCGGACTGCAGGACCGAATTCGCGTAGACTCGGCCGGGACAGGCAATTGGCATGTCGGCAAGCCGCCTCATGAAGGAACGCGCCAATTGTTGGATGAATACGGGATTTCCTATGCCAATATGGCCGCCAGGCAATTCGCAAGCGCAGACTTTGAACAGTTCGATTATATTGTGTGCATGGATGATTCCAACGTGGCGAACGTACGCAAAGTCATTGGCGGAGAGAAAGCCGATCTGCTCAAATTGATGGATTTGCTGCCTGATGAGACGTTGCGCGAAGTGCCTGATCCGTATTATACGGGGAATTTCGAAGAGGTTTACAGACTCGTGGATGCCGGGTGCGACGCATTATTGAAACGGATTGAAAGTGAGCATTCACTATCATTATAA
- a CDS encoding trimeric intracellular cation channel family protein encodes MHIFEVFSIIGTIAFAMSGAFVAMEEEYDILGVLVLGLVTAFGGGVVRNVLIGVPVTTLWSQGALIMLALVSVAVAFVLPLKWIGHWKRTEALFDAIGLAAFAIQGALYAVNMGHPISAVIVAAVMTGIGGGIIRDLLAGRKPLVLRDEIYAVWAIAAGFAIGMGWLTTNTGLLIGFVAVVFFRMCSVHYKWKLPRRSLVQADRVQPQAAQSSLNRTFGKGE; translated from the coding sequence TTGCACATTTTTGAAGTGTTCAGCATCATCGGCACCATTGCGTTTGCGATGTCGGGGGCTTTCGTGGCCATGGAAGAGGAATACGACATTCTTGGCGTGCTGGTGCTGGGATTGGTCACCGCCTTCGGTGGCGGGGTGGTAAGGAATGTTCTGATCGGTGTGCCCGTGACCACGCTGTGGAGCCAAGGCGCACTTATTATGCTTGCCCTCGTATCCGTAGCCGTGGCATTTGTGCTCCCGCTGAAATGGATCGGACATTGGAAGCGGACGGAGGCGCTCTTCGATGCCATTGGACTTGCCGCTTTTGCGATTCAGGGTGCCCTATATGCCGTTAACATGGGTCATCCCATCAGTGCGGTCATTGTGGCAGCAGTGATGACAGGCATCGGCGGAGGGATCATTCGCGATCTGTTGGCAGGACGCAAACCTTTGGTGTTGAGGGATGAAATCTATGCGGTATGGGCGATCGCTGCCGGGTTTGCGATCGGAATGGGCTGGCTGACAACCAATACGGGATTGCTTATCGGATTTGTTGCGGTCGTATTTTTCCGGATGTGTTCCGTCCATTATAAATGGAAGCTGCCGCGCCGTTCGCTGGTACAGGCGGATCGTGTGCAGCCTCAGGCGGCACAAAGCTCATTAAATCGTACGTTCGGAAAAGGGGAGTAA
- a CDS encoding thiamine diphosphokinase — protein sequence MTMKRVVIFTGGSLSPEFLKEIRHDDVLIAADRGALYLIDHGIRPHFAVGDFDSITDEERERVRLNSERMISVDAVEKDWTDTEMAFETALDMEPTHILMLGATGTRLDHTLANVHIMVRAMQHHISCTLQDEHNYLTLTTSEASVEDRGYQYVSLLPLTPEVTGISLEGFQYPLDKATLRMGQSLGISNKLLGPAGTVTIDSGLLLIIQSKD from the coding sequence ATGACCATGAAACGCGTCGTCATTTTTACGGGGGGAAGCCTGTCTCCCGAATTTCTCAAAGAAATCAGGCACGATGACGTGCTCATCGCTGCAGATCGCGGGGCACTGTACCTGATCGATCACGGCATTCGACCCCACTTTGCCGTAGGCGACTTCGACTCTATTACTGACGAGGAACGGGAAAGGGTCCGCCTGAACAGTGAACGCATGATTTCCGTCGATGCCGTCGAGAAGGACTGGACGGATACGGAAATGGCTTTCGAAACCGCATTGGATATGGAACCTACCCATATTCTCATGCTGGGCGCTACAGGTACTCGCCTTGATCATACGCTTGCCAACGTACATATCATGGTCCGTGCGATGCAGCATCATATCTCTTGCACGCTTCAGGACGAACACAACTATCTGACACTGACTACGTCCGAAGCCTCGGTCGAAGATCGGGGGTATCAGTACGTTTCATTGCTGCCGTTGACGCCCGAGGTCACCGGAATCAGTCTGGAAGGCTTTCAGTACCCTCTGGATAAAGCAACGCTCCGGATGGGACAATCCCTTGGCATAAGCAACAAGCTTTTGGGACCTGCGGGGACAGTTACCATCGATAGCGGATTGCTGCTCATTATTCAGAGCAAGGATTAA
- a CDS encoding C40 family peptidase, protein MKTNIFVQKAVTVGLCAALGFGAIAMTSAPAAQAASATVSKGQQIVNYGKQFMGTPYKFGASTSTTKNFDCSSFMKYIFKKYGVDLPRTSVKQSKEGVAVSKANLRVGDLVFFSSGSRSTGSNITHVAVYAGNGKILHTYGSPGVTFSDLNSGNWKKTYIKARRVL, encoded by the coding sequence ATGAAAACAAACATCTTTGTCCAAAAGGCCGTGACCGTGGGATTGTGCGCAGCACTTGGTTTTGGAGCCATCGCAATGACATCGGCACCTGCTGCTCAAGCAGCAAGCGCAACCGTGTCCAAAGGACAACAAATCGTCAATTACGGTAAACAATTTATGGGAACGCCATATAAATTTGGAGCATCCACTTCGACGACCAAAAATTTTGACTGCTCTTCCTTCATGAAATATATCTTTAAAAAGTATGGCGTGGACCTTCCGCGTACCAGCGTCAAACAATCCAAGGAAGGCGTAGCCGTATCCAAAGCGAACCTGCGCGTCGGAGACCTGGTATTCTTTTCGAGCGGCAGCCGTTCCACAGGCAGCAATATTACGCACGTAGCAGTTTACGCGGGCAACGGAAAGATCCTGCACACTTACGGATCTCCAGGGGTAACGTTCTCTGACCTGAACTCGGGAAACTGGAAAAAAACGTATATTAAAGCACGCCGTGTACTGTAA